The Allochromatium tepidum genome has a window encoding:
- a CDS encoding vWA domain-containing protein translates to MASLRRARLLLSFILLWLIAAQALPAAPSDVRLLIDVSGSMRRNDPRNLRAPALQLVNELIPTGTVSGVWLFAEQTEVLVAPGPVDEAWKKRLAGRLARIHSRGLFTDIERAIRTATEDWSQAPAEGERHLILFTDGLVDVSKDPADSAASRERILSEQIEALKSMGVKVHAIGLSNEIDEPLMRLLATQTDGWLEIAQDAATLQRLFLRVLEQSAPPTTVPLQGNRFEIDDQVREFTVLAFRPEGGQTQLTAPDGERIRADQLAPGVKWRAEVGYDLVTLANPKPGQWRIRGVEDPDNRVVIVTDLGIEAAPVPNAVGVGEAPRLESWLTDHGQPVQRTELLEVLASRVVVTSDAETPMPMPAPEAAPAPPAVEEGMAPPAAEEGQTPPAATGEQPMTFDAATARFATLLQTQRFAPGVYRLDFVIDGGTFQRQLTRHLKVKGAPLGIAYDRQQPTETDPPAAMLLRLSAEPDLVDPMSLSGYLLARGPDGWTEVVEIPKGKRFPLTVKIPVQQPGEYRITSHFMGRTLTGESIEIQPEPGVLNFDFEAPPQTAAEPTSGDPISWAWLLVYVLGGNVLLGALLALTWWLMTRARSSGKAAGKTPAKKGGSAKRTRA, encoded by the coding sequence GTGGCTTCCCTGAGGCGCGCGCGGCTTCTCCTATCGTTCATCCTGCTGTGGTTGATCGCCGCCCAGGCGTTGCCGGCCGCGCCGTCCGACGTCCGACTGCTCATCGACGTCTCGGGGAGCATGCGCCGGAACGATCCCCGGAATCTGCGCGCGCCGGCGCTGCAACTGGTCAACGAACTCATCCCGACCGGGACCGTCTCGGGTGTGTGGCTGTTCGCCGAACAGACTGAGGTACTGGTAGCGCCGGGTCCGGTCGACGAGGCCTGGAAGAAGCGGCTCGCCGGGCGTCTCGCCCGCATCCACTCGCGCGGACTCTTCACCGACATCGAGCGCGCCATCCGCACCGCGACCGAGGACTGGAGCCAGGCCCCGGCCGAGGGCGAGCGTCACCTGATCCTCTTCACCGACGGACTCGTCGATGTCTCCAAAGATCCGGCGGACAGTGCCGCCTCGCGCGAGCGCATCCTCTCCGAGCAGATCGAGGCGCTCAAGTCCATGGGCGTCAAGGTCCATGCCATCGGTCTCTCCAATGAGATCGACGAGCCGCTCATGCGTCTGCTCGCGACCCAGACCGATGGCTGGCTGGAGATCGCACAGGACGCCGCAACGCTCCAGCGGCTCTTTCTGCGCGTGCTCGAACAGAGCGCACCGCCGACGACGGTTCCGCTCCAGGGCAACAGGTTCGAGATCGACGATCAGGTGCGCGAGTTCACAGTGCTGGCCTTTCGCCCCGAGGGCGGCCAGACCCAGTTGACGGCGCCCGACGGCGAACGCATCCGGGCCGATCAGCTCGCACCCGGCGTGAAGTGGCGCGCCGAGGTCGGCTATGACTTGGTCACGCTGGCCAACCCCAAGCCGGGTCAATGGCGTATTCGCGGGGTCGAAGACCCGGACAACCGGGTCGTGATCGTGACCGATCTGGGCATCGAGGCCGCGCCGGTGCCGAACGCGGTCGGCGTCGGGGAGGCACCCAGACTCGAGAGCTGGCTCACCGATCACGGTCAGCCCGTCCAGCGGACCGAGCTGCTGGAGGTGCTCGCCTCCAGGGTCGTCGTCACCTCCGACGCCGAAACGCCCATGCCGATGCCGGCCCCAGAAGCCGCACCCGCGCCCCCGGCCGTCGAGGAGGGCATGGCCCCGCCCGCCGCCGAGGAGGGACAGACTCCACCGGCCGCGACAGGCGAACAGCCCATGACGTTCGATGCGGCCACGGCCCGTTTCGCGACCCTGCTGCAAACACAGAGGTTCGCGCCGGGCGTCTATCGTCTGGATTTCGTCATCGACGGCGGCACCTTCCAGCGCCAGCTCACCCGGCACCTGAAGGTCAAGGGCGCGCCCCTGGGCATCGCCTATGATCGCCAGCAACCGACCGAGACCGACCCGCCGGCGGCCATGCTGCTGCGACTCAGCGCCGAACCCGACCTGGTCGATCCGATGAGCCTGTCCGGCTATCTGCTCGCCCGTGGCCCGGATGGTTGGACCGAGGTCGTCGAGATCCCCAAGGGCAAACGCTTCCCGCTGACCGTCAAGATTCCGGTCCAGCAGCCCGGTGAATATCGGATCACCAGCCATTTCATGGGGCGCACCCTGACCGGTGAGTCCATCGAGATCCAGCCCGAGCCCGGTGTCCTGAACTTCGATTTCGAGGCCCCGCCACAGACCGCCGCCGAGCCGACCTCCGGAGACCCCATCTCCTGGGCCTGGCTCCTGGTCTATGTGCTCGGCGGCAATGTGCTGCTCGGCGCCCTGCTGGCCCTGACCTGGTGGCTCATGACGCGCGCCCGGTCGTCCGGCAAGGCCGCCGGGAAGACGCCGGCGAAGAAGGGAGGATCGGCCAAGAGGACGCGCGCATGA
- a CDS encoding sensor histidine kinase, with translation MDFSDILASSIHDIKNSLGLILTNLEDLIANPDNHIANPRQASLLQHEARRANSNLIQLLTLYKLGHEQLSMRVTANNLDDFLEEVVAENHSVCRALHLELDYHCEPDLEGYFDLELVRSVLDSTIGNARRYARSRIELSAAQEDGFLVIRVEDDGGGFPPALIGLLEYQPGEFAEASNPGRTQLGLYFATRIAQLHRNGDTQGRVRLVNAHQLTGGCFELWLP, from the coding sequence ATGGATTTCTCCGACATCCTCGCCTCGTCGATCCACGACATCAAAAACTCGCTCGGCCTGATCCTGACCAATCTCGAGGATCTGATCGCCAATCCGGACAATCACATCGCCAACCCCCGTCAGGCCAGCCTGCTGCAACACGAGGCACGCCGCGCCAACAGCAACCTCATCCAGTTGCTGACGCTCTACAAGCTCGGTCACGAACAGCTCTCCATGCGCGTGACGGCCAACAACCTCGATGATTTCCTGGAGGAAGTCGTCGCCGAGAATCACTCGGTATGCCGGGCGCTCCACTTGGAATTGGACTATCACTGCGAACCGGATCTCGAAGGGTATTTCGATCTGGAGCTGGTGCGCAGCGTGCTCGACAGCACCATCGGCAATGCCAGACGCTATGCCCGCTCGCGCATCGAACTCAGTGCGGCGCAGGAAGACGGCTTCCTGGTGATCCGCGTCGAGGACGACGGCGGCGGCTTTCCGCCGGCGCTGATCGGTCTGCTGGAGTACCAGCCCGGCGAATTCGCCGAAGCGAGCAATCCGGGTCGCACTCAGCTCGGACTCTATTTCGCCACGCGCATCGCACAACTGCACCGCAACGGCGACACCCAGGGCCGCGTCCGTCTGGTCAATGCCCATCAACTGACCGGAGGCTGTTTCGAGTTGTGGCTTCCCTGA
- a CDS encoding tetratricopeptide repeat-containing response regulator, with protein MADAFTAKTFLVIDDFADMRAAIKGILASLGVTRIDQARNGSEAIAKMQNRHFDVILCDYNLGPGKDGQQVLEEARHRQLIGVDCIFIMITAENTREMVMGAVEYAPDSYLSKPFTKDLLQTRLAKLFERKAHLTVVNQALMAKDVSAAIRALDTLITDKPRNLGELLKLKSEICIDANRLDEAMTTLEQVLAIREMPWARLGIGKIQFMRKQFDQAQETFRQLIEQDSNFIGAYDWLAKAQKAQRRFTEAEETLRTAVRLSPRSIRRQHALGDIALNNGHPEVAETAYERAVGLAKHSVLNHPVLFAGLAKSKSANAKHDEALKVANQIHKVFPDQQEAAFYAATTSALIKTRQGDAAGAAAALAEAEEVLARLNEIAHSSEHALEMAKTYAGLGRADKAAAMLRQTIANNHDDDEILTQVVHLCRESGLQYDAETAIREVQRDLVKTNNEGVRLIKRGEFEAAIRLLCQAADEVPGNKTISLNAAKAIIMYMERRGVTNDDLQRVRHYIDRVQTLAPDDWRLGDVIARLRKLTTKG; from the coding sequence ATGGCGGATGCCTTTACAGCCAAAACCTTTCTGGTGATCGATGATTTCGCCGACATGCGCGCAGCGATCAAGGGCATTCTGGCCTCGCTCGGGGTCACGCGCATCGATCAGGCCCGCAACGGCAGTGAAGCCATCGCCAAGATGCAGAACAGGCATTTCGACGTCATCCTCTGCGACTACAACCTCGGCCCCGGCAAGGACGGCCAGCAGGTGCTCGAAGAGGCCCGCCATCGTCAGCTCATCGGCGTCGACTGCATCTTCATCATGATCACGGCCGAGAACACCCGTGAAATGGTGATGGGCGCGGTCGAATACGCCCCCGACAGCTATCTCTCCAAGCCGTTCACCAAGGATCTGCTTCAGACCCGTCTGGCCAAGCTCTTCGAGCGCAAGGCGCATCTGACGGTGGTCAATCAGGCGCTGATGGCCAAGGACGTCTCGGCGGCGATCCGCGCGCTCGACACCCTGATCACCGACAAACCGCGCAACCTCGGCGAACTGCTCAAGCTCAAGAGCGAGATCTGCATCGACGCCAACCGGCTCGACGAGGCCATGACGACCCTGGAACAGGTGCTGGCCATCCGCGAGATGCCCTGGGCGCGGCTCGGGATCGGCAAGATCCAGTTCATGCGGAAGCAGTTCGATCAGGCACAGGAAACCTTCAGACAACTGATCGAGCAGGACTCCAACTTCATCGGCGCCTACGACTGGCTGGCGAAGGCGCAGAAGGCGCAGCGTCGTTTCACCGAGGCCGAGGAGACACTGCGCACCGCCGTGCGACTCTCGCCGCGCAGCATTCGGCGCCAGCATGCACTCGGCGACATCGCCCTGAACAACGGTCATCCCGAGGTCGCCGAGACCGCCTATGAGCGGGCCGTCGGACTGGCGAAACACTCGGTGCTCAATCATCCGGTGCTCTTCGCCGGTCTGGCCAAGAGTAAATCGGCCAACGCCAAGCACGACGAGGCGCTCAAGGTCGCCAACCAGATCCACAAGGTCTTTCCCGATCAGCAGGAAGCGGCCTTCTATGCCGCCACTACCAGCGCACTCATCAAAACCCGCCAGGGCGACGCGGCCGGCGCCGCCGCCGCGCTTGCCGAGGCCGAAGAGGTGCTCGCCCGGCTCAATGAGATCGCGCACTCCTCCGAACATGCCCTGGAGATGGCCAAGACCTATGCCGGACTCGGACGCGCCGACAAGGCCGCCGCCATGCTGCGCCAGACCATCGCCAACAATCACGACGATGACGAGATCCTGACTCAGGTCGTGCATCTATGCCGGGAATCCGGACTACAATATGATGCCGAGACGGCGATCCGCGAAGTCCAGCGCGATCTGGTCAAGACCAACAACGAAGGCGTGCGACTGATCAAGCGGGGCGAATTCGAGGCCGCCATCCGTCTCTTGTGTCAGGCGGCCGACGAGGTGCCGGGCAACAAGACCATCAGTCTCAATGCGGCCAAGGCCATCATCATGTATATGGAACGCCGGGGCGTCACCAACGACGATCTACAGCGCGTGCGCCACTATATCGACCGCGTCCAGACGCTGGCGCCCGATGACTGGCGACTGGGCGATGTCATCGCGCGACTGCGCAAACTCACCACCAAGGGTTGA
- the purD gene encoding phosphoribosylamine--glycine ligase yields the protein MKILIVGSGGREHALAWKAAQSPQAEQVFVAPGNGGTATEPGVENVAIAADDIAGLVEFARRESIGLTIVGPEAPLVLGLVDAFTEAGLPCFGPDQASAQLEGSKAFAKDFLHRHGIPTAAYGVFTEPEPALAYLRQVGAPVVVKADGLAAGKGVILADDLTTAEAAVHDMLGGGRFGSAGARVVIEEFLTGEEASFIAMVDGRHILPLASSQDHKARDDGDRGPNTGGMGAYSPAPIVTPEIHDRIMREVMEPTVAGLAAEGLPYLGFLYAGLMIGADGTPKVLEFNCRLGDPETQPLLMRLQSDLVELCLAALDGRLDQVTADWDARPALGVVMAAGGYPDDYDKGHVISGLDAVPSSEAKVFQAGTRRVGDDILTNGGRVLCVTALGDTVAEAQRLAYQAVDRIHWTGAFCRRDIGHRAIKREQS from the coding sequence ATGAAGATCTTGATCGTGGGCAGCGGCGGGCGCGAGCACGCCCTGGCCTGGAAAGCCGCCCAATCCCCCCAGGCCGAGCAGGTGTTCGTGGCCCCCGGCAATGGCGGCACGGCGACCGAACCCGGCGTGGAGAACGTCGCCATCGCCGCCGACGACATCGCCGGACTGGTCGAGTTCGCGCGCCGCGAGTCGATCGGGCTGACCATCGTCGGCCCCGAGGCGCCGCTGGTGCTGGGTCTGGTCGATGCCTTCACCGAGGCCGGCCTGCCCTGCTTCGGACCGGATCAGGCCTCGGCCCAACTGGAAGGCTCCAAGGCGTTCGCCAAGGACTTCTTGCACCGCCACGGCATCCCGACGGCGGCCTATGGTGTCTTCACCGAGCCGGAGCCGGCACTTGCCTACCTGCGTCAGGTCGGTGCACCCGTGGTGGTCAAGGCCGACGGGCTGGCCGCCGGCAAGGGCGTGATCCTGGCCGATGACCTGACCACGGCCGAGGCGGCCGTGCACGACATGCTCGGCGGCGGACGCTTCGGCAGCGCCGGAGCGCGCGTCGTGATCGAGGAATTCCTCACCGGCGAGGAAGCCAGCTTCATCGCCATGGTCGACGGCCGGCACATCCTGCCGCTGGCCTCGTCCCAGGACCACAAGGCGCGCGACGACGGCGACCGCGGCCCGAACACCGGCGGCATGGGCGCCTACTCGCCCGCCCCCATCGTCACCCCCGAGATCCACGACCGCATCATGCGCGAGGTGATGGAACCGACGGTCGCCGGTCTGGCCGCCGAGGGCCTGCCCTATCTGGGCTTCCTCTATGCCGGCCTCATGATCGGCGCCGATGGTACGCCCAAGGTGCTGGAGTTCAACTGCCGCCTCGGCGATCCCGAGACCCAGCCACTGTTGATGCGTCTGCAATCCGATCTGGTCGAACTCTGTCTGGCCGCGCTCGACGGACGGCTCGATCAGGTCACGGCCGACTGGGACGCGCGCCCCGCACTCGGCGTGGTCATGGCCGCCGGCGGCTATCCGGACGACTATGACAAGGGTCATGTCATCAGCGGTCTGGATGCGGTACCCTCCAGCGAAGCCAAGGTCTTCCAGGCCGGCACCCGGCGCGTGGGCGACGACATTCTGACCAACGGCGGTCGCGTACTCTGCGTCACCGCGCTCGGTGACACCGTGGCCGAGGCCCAGCGGCTGGCCTATCAGGCCGTCGACCGAATCCATTGGACGGGCGCCTTCTGTCGGCGCGACATCGGACATCGCGCCATCAAGCGCGAACAATCCTGA
- the lpxA gene encoding acyl-ACP--UDP-N-acetylglucosamine O-acyltransferase — MRIHPTAIVEDGAQLHPSVTVGPYSIIESGAVIGEGCRIESNVRIFGVTRMGAYNRVCHGATLGSEPQDLSFTPEKARPLVIGDHNHFKECVNISGGIKTEDGTRIGNHNYWMAFSHAGHDCIVGDHNVFANTATLAGHVEIADHCFLSGQVAVHQFCRIGSYVMIAGVTGVPQDVPPYMLADGHRARLIGLNVVGLRRSGFSQEQRTRIKAVYRLILRSGLRSDEALQRAENEYPGPETAQIVAFIRASRRGIVSFG; from the coding sequence ATGCGTATCCACCCAACAGCCATCGTCGAGGACGGCGCTCAACTGCACCCCAGCGTGACGGTCGGCCCCTATTCGATCATCGAATCCGGGGCCGTCATCGGCGAGGGTTGCCGGATCGAAAGCAATGTGCGCATCTTCGGCGTCACCCGGATGGGCGCGTACAACCGCGTCTGTCATGGCGCGACCCTGGGTTCCGAACCGCAGGATCTGAGCTTCACGCCCGAGAAGGCCCGACCGCTGGTCATCGGCGATCACAACCATTTCAAGGAATGCGTCAACATCAGCGGCGGGATCAAGACCGAGGACGGCACCCGCATCGGCAACCACAATTACTGGATGGCCTTCAGCCACGCCGGACACGATTGCATCGTCGGCGATCACAATGTCTTCGCCAACACAGCGACCCTGGCCGGGCATGTCGAGATCGCCGACCACTGTTTTCTCTCGGGACAGGTTGCCGTACATCAGTTCTGCCGCATCGGTTCCTATGTCATGATCGCGGGCGTGACCGGCGTACCCCAGGACGTGCCTCCCTACATGCTCGCCGACGGTCATCGCGCGCGCCTGATCGGACTCAATGTGGTCGGACTGCGACGCAGCGGCTTCAGTCAGGAGCAGCGCACGCGCATCAAGGCCGTCTATCGTCTGATCCTGCGTTCCGGCCTGCGCTCGGACGAGGCGCTCCAGCGTGCCGAGAACGAGTATCCCGGCCCGGAGACTGCGCAGATCGTCGCCTTCATTCGCGCCAGCCGGCGCGGTATCGTGTCGTTCGGTTGA
- the purH gene encoding bifunctional phosphoribosylaminoimidazolecarboxamide formyltransferase/IMP cyclohydrolase, with translation MQPIQRALISVSDKTGLLDFARVLAARGVEILSTGGTARLLADNGLTVVEVSDHTGFPEMMDGRVKTLHPRIHGGILGRRGLDDAIMTEHGIPPIDLVVVNLYPFEQTVANPDCDLETAIENIDIGGPTLLRAAAKNHASVTVVVDAADYERVAEEIQSTGGVSEATRFDLAAKVFEHTARYDGAIANYLSARAESEAGAGFPRTLTLQFKRRQSMRYGENPHQNAAFYVEHQVAEAGISTATQIQGKELSYNNIADTDAALECVKQFDEAPACVIVKHANPCGVAFGATLLEAYDRAYQTDPESAFGGIIAFNRELDAETAHAIVERQFVEVIIAPRVSDAARAAVAAKPNVRLLECGDWSREPGDRLDFKRVNGGLLVQDADLRLTDRIRTVTERAPTEAELADLLFTWRVAKFVKSNAIVYGRERMTIGVGAGQMSRVNSARIAAIKAEHAGLTVAGSVMASDAFFPFRDGIDQAAAAGIKAVIQPGGSMRDAEVIAAANEHGMAMVFTGMRHFRH, from the coding sequence ATGCAACCCATTCAACGCGCCCTGATCAGTGTCTCCGACAAGACCGGTCTGCTCGACTTCGCCCGCGTGCTCGCCGCGCGCGGCGTCGAGATCCTCTCCACCGGCGGCACCGCCCGCCTGCTGGCCGACAACGGCCTGACCGTGGTCGAGGTCTCGGACCACACCGGCTTCCCCGAGATGATGGATGGGCGCGTCAAGACCCTGCATCCGCGCATCCACGGCGGCATCCTCGGCCGTCGCGGCCTCGACGACGCGATCATGACCGAACACGGCATCCCGCCGATCGATCTGGTGGTGGTCAACCTCTATCCCTTCGAGCAGACGGTGGCCAATCCCGACTGTGATCTGGAGACGGCGATCGAGAACATCGACATCGGCGGCCCGACCCTGCTGCGCGCGGCGGCCAAGAACCACGCCAGCGTCACCGTGGTGGTGGACGCCGCCGACTACGAGCGCGTGGCCGAGGAGATCCAGTCCACCGGCGGGGTCAGCGAGGCGACCCGCTTCGATCTGGCGGCCAAGGTGTTCGAGCACACCGCGCGCTATGACGGCGCCATCGCCAACTATCTGTCGGCGCGCGCGGAGTCCGAGGCCGGCGCCGGCTTCCCGCGCACCCTGACGCTGCAATTCAAGCGCCGGCAGTCGATGCGCTATGGCGAGAATCCGCATCAGAACGCGGCCTTCTATGTCGAGCATCAGGTCGCAGAGGCCGGCATCTCGACCGCGACCCAGATCCAGGGCAAGGAGCTGTCCTACAACAACATCGCCGACACCGATGCCGCGCTCGAATGCGTCAAGCAGTTCGACGAAGCGCCGGCCTGCGTCATCGTCAAGCACGCCAACCCCTGCGGCGTGGCCTTCGGTGCGACCCTGCTGGAAGCCTATGATCGCGCCTATCAGACCGATCCCGAATCGGCCTTCGGCGGCATCATCGCCTTCAACCGCGAACTCGACGCCGAGACCGCGCACGCCATCGTCGAGCGTCAGTTCGTCGAGGTCATCATCGCCCCGCGCGTATCCGACGCCGCCCGCGCCGCCGTCGCCGCCAAGCCGAACGTGCGCCTGCTCGAATGCGGCGACTGGTCCCGCGAACCGGGCGACCGGCTCGACTTCAAGCGCGTCAACGGCGGTCTGCTGGTGCAGGACGCCGATCTGCGTCTGACCGACCGGATCCGTACCGTCACCGAGCGCGCCCCGACCGAAGCCGAACTGGCCGACCTGCTCTTCACCTGGCGCGTGGCCAAGTTCGTCAAGTCCAACGCCATCGTCTACGGGCGCGAGCGCATGACCATCGGCGTCGGCGCCGGTCAGATGAGCCGGGTGAATTCCGCACGCATCGCCGCCATCAAGGCCGAGCACGCGGGCCTCACCGTCGCCGGCTCGGTGATGGCCTCGGATGCCTTCTTCCCCTTCCGCGACGGCATCGATCAAGCGGCGGCGGCCGGCATCAAGGCCGTCATCCAGCCCGGCGGCTCGATGCGCGACGCCGAGGTCATTGCCGCCGCCAACGAGCACGGCATGGCCATGGTCTTCACCGGCATGCGTCACTTCAGGCATTGA
- a CDS encoding helix-turn-helix domain-containing protein, whose protein sequence is MTSEAAPTTSEPPPPATGLAPDDHRHAAPLSQCVRAAVEAYLTNMAGHEIENLYDLVMQEVERPLFELVLHHTQGNLSQAARLLGLTRNTLRKRLKAHGIDR, encoded by the coding sequence ATGACGAGTGAGGCCGCGCCCACCACATCCGAACCGCCACCGCCAGCGACTGGACTCGCCCCCGACGATCACCGGCACGCCGCGCCACTGAGCCAGTGCGTGCGCGCCGCCGTCGAGGCCTATCTCACCAACATGGCCGGGCACGAGATCGAGAATCTCTATGATCTGGTCATGCAGGAGGTCGAGCGTCCCCTGTTCGAGCTGGTGCTGCACCACACCCAGGGCAACCTCAGTCAGGCGGCACGCCTCCTCGGCCTGACGCGCAATACGCTGCGCAAACGGCTCAAGGCCCACGGCATCGACCGCTGA
- the dusB gene encoding tRNA dihydrouridine synthase DusB yields MPALIRPFRIGPHRLANNLILAPMAGITDRPFRTLCRRLGAGLAVAEMVAANTALWGSRKSLHRLDYRDEPGPISAQIVGSDPAEMAEAARLNVELGAHIVDINMGCPAKKVCKVAAGSALLRDETRVARILEAVVAAVEAPVTLKIRTGWSPEERNAVRIARIARESGIAALTVHGRTRACTYGTPAEYDTIRAIRASVDIPLIANGDIASAQDARRVLDYTGADAIMIGRAAQGRPWIFGDIAAGLASEPAHPSESPNAPRHWIKDILREHLESLYAFHGDYAGVRIARKHIAWYCRHLPGAASFRDTINTTESASEQLRLALAFLDRDQDDYARP; encoded by the coding sequence TTGCCCGCTTTGATCCGCCCCTTCCGGATCGGCCCCCATCGGCTCGCCAACAACCTGATCCTGGCCCCCATGGCCGGGATCACCGACCGCCCGTTCCGCACCCTGTGCCGGCGACTCGGCGCCGGACTGGCCGTGGCCGAAATGGTCGCCGCCAACACCGCGCTCTGGGGCAGCCGCAAGTCGCTGCACCGGCTCGACTATCGCGACGAGCCGGGACCGATCTCGGCGCAGATCGTCGGCTCCGATCCCGCCGAAATGGCCGAGGCCGCACGGCTCAACGTCGAGCTGGGCGCGCACATCGTCGACATCAACATGGGCTGTCCGGCCAAGAAGGTGTGCAAGGTCGCCGCCGGCTCGGCCCTGCTGCGCGACGAGACGCGCGTGGCGCGCATCCTGGAGGCCGTGGTCGCCGCCGTCGAGGCGCCGGTGACGCTCAAGATCCGCACCGGCTGGTCCCCCGAGGAACGCAACGCCGTGCGCATCGCCCGGATCGCGCGCGAGTCGGGCATCGCCGCCCTGACCGTGCACGGACGCACGCGCGCCTGCACCTACGGCACCCCGGCCGAGTACGACACCATCCGCGCCATCCGCGCCTCAGTGGACATCCCGCTCATCGCCAACGGCGACATCGCCTCGGCGCAAGACGCCCGCCGCGTTCTGGACTACACGGGCGCGGATGCTATCATGATCGGTCGCGCGGCCCAGGGACGCCCCTGGATCTTCGGCGACATCGCCGCTGGGCTGGCCTCCGAGCCTGCGCATCCGTCTGAATCGCCGAACGCGCCACGCCACTGGATCAAAGACATCCTGAGAGAACATCTCGAATCGCTCTATGCTTTCCATGGCGATTACGCCGGGGTGCGGATCGCGCGCAAGCACATCGCCTGGTACTGCCGGCATCTGCCCGGCGCGGCGAGCTTCCGGGACACCATCAACACAACCGAGTCAGCGAGCGAGCAACTCCGGCTTGCACTCGCTTTCCTCGATCGAGACCAGGACGATTACGCCCGACCATGA
- a CDS encoding YfdX family protein yields MAIGRNHAADLRPAAANTDTTITQIVTGGPSPKQEMELSKLGLMAVEHSQLARLAINDGYVDNAKKLLAESHKLLDQAEKQDRPITVTTKVREGQQVKHEREREKMDLIPIASELQVIEAFDAQPTQGATDEPKSTAAADQPVAAQAKATGDEMAKPQSMVERAKVRDAAIAQAKEHLQRGDRQAAAQSLKLADLTLIAHEISLPLAETSAEVDQAIKLLDACKPYEANLELKKVRDGLVVTTAVVGGLTDPAVPTTDSAS; encoded by the coding sequence GTGGCCATCGGTCGCAACCACGCCGCTGATCTCCGTCCGGCCGCCGCCAATACCGACACGACCATCACGCAGATCGTGACGGGCGGCCCGAGTCCCAAACAGGAGATGGAACTCTCGAAGCTGGGCTTGATGGCCGTCGAGCATTCCCAGTTGGCACGACTGGCGATCAACGATGGCTATGTCGACAACGCCAAGAAGCTGCTGGCCGAAAGCCATAAATTGCTCGACCAGGCCGAGAAGCAAGACCGACCGATCACCGTGACGACCAAGGTCCGGGAAGGTCAGCAGGTGAAGCACGAACGTGAGCGCGAGAAGATGGATCTGATCCCGATCGCTTCGGAGTTGCAGGTCATCGAGGCATTCGACGCTCAGCCGACTCAAGGCGCGACGGACGAGCCGAAGTCCACGGCGGCCGCTGATCAGCCCGTCGCGGCTCAGGCCAAGGCCACCGGAGATGAGATGGCCAAGCCTCAGTCCATGGTCGAACGCGCCAAGGTACGCGATGCGGCCATCGCTCAAGCCAAGGAGCATCTGCAACGTGGCGACCGACAGGCGGCGGCTCAGTCGCTGAAGCTCGCCGATCTGACGTTGATCGCGCATGAGATCAGTCTGCCATTGGCCGAGACCAGCGCCGAGGTCGATCAGGCGATCAAGCTGCTCGATGCGTGCAAGCCCTATGAGGCCAATCTCGAACTCAAGAAGGTGCGTGACGGTCTGGTAGTCACCACGGCCGTGGTTGGCGGACTCACTGATCCCGCCGTGCCAACCACCGACTCGGCCTCCTAA
- a CDS encoding group II intron maturase-specific domain-containing protein, whose product MGYFGISDYYRPIPELDHWRRRRVRMCYWKQWRGVRNRIRHLPALGTRARTAIWTGMSSKSYWHLSRFL is encoded by the coding sequence ATGGGCTACTTCGGCATCTCGGATTATTACCGGCCAATCCCCGAGCTGGATCATTGGCGGCGGCGGCGTGTCCGCATGTGCTACTGGAAACAGTGGCGCGGGGTGCGCAATCGTATTCGCCACCTGCCGGCCCTGGGCACACGGGCACGGACCGCGATCTGGACGGGCATGAGTTCCAAGAGCTATTGGCATCTGTCTCGCTTCTTGTGA